GCCGGCACCGCGGTGGTGCGCACCGACAACATCTTGCGCGAGACCCCCGCCGGGGCCACGGCCCTGGCGGTGCCCTACCTCGACGTGGACGCCCTGGTCGAGGCCGTGGCCGGCCTCGCCACCGACGAAGGCGCTCGGCGCGCCCTCGTCGAGCAGGGCTGCCAGGCGGCGCGCGGCCACCACGACGTGAGCGTCGGCGCCCGGGACCTGCTCGCCCGGGTGCTCGAGCGCTGACGCCACGACCGGCTCCCGACGCACCTTCACCAACGGCAGCCCCACCAACAGCAGCCCCCCAACGGCACCAATGGCGACGGGCCCGGCCCGTACACTCCTGGCATCGCCCGCTCCCGCCTCGCCGCCCTTCTCCGCCCTCGCGCCACGGATGCCACGGACGCCTCCGACACGCCAGCCGTGGCGGCCTGGCAGGCGTCGCGCGAGACGCCGTTCCGGGACAGCGTGTGCAACGCGCCGCTGACCAACCTCTACTTCACCGTCGACGGCCAGGTGGCGCCCTGCTGGCTCCACTTCACCGCCAGCACGCCCCGCTGGTCCCCCGACGTCTCCATCGCCGACATCTGGAACGGCCCGCACTTCACCAAGCTGCGTGAGGCCCACCGGCGCCACCAGTTCCCGAACGGGTGCCAGGTCTGCGAGCACAACATCGAGACGGGCAACCTCCCGCTGGCGGCCGCCTACGACAACGGGCACCCGATCGTCGGGTGGCCGACGATGCTCGAGCTCGAGCTGTCCAACCTCTGCAACCTCGAGTGCGTGATGTGCTCCGGGCAGCTCTCGTCGAAGATCCGGCGCAACCGCGAGAAGAAGCCCCCGTTGGTGAGCCCCTACGACGACACCTTCGTCGACCAGGTGGCGGATTTGCTCCCCCACCTCCAGGAGCTCCGCTTCAACGGGGGCGAGCCGCTCATGCAGCCCCTCGTGCACAAGATCGCCGAGCGGGTGGCCGAGGTGCGGCCCGACCTGAAGATCACCATCGCCACCAACGGCACCATCATCAACGCCAAGGCCCGGCGCATGATGGAGCGCTGCAACGTGCACGTGAACATCTCCATCGACTCGCTCATCCCCGAGCGCTACGCCGAGATCCGGGTGAACGGCGACCTCGCCGAGGTCCTGTCCAACTTCGAGGAGTACCGGGCGTACTGCCACGCCGACGGTCGCAACCTGGCCGTGATGGTGAACCCCATGCGCATGAACTGGGACGAGATGGCGGACTTCGTCTGGTTCGCCAGCGAGCGCCAGGTCTACCTGTGGTTCAACACCATCCGGTACCCCGAGGACCTCGCCCTGCACAACCTGTCCGCGGAAGAGCTGTCGCACATCCACGA
This is a stretch of genomic DNA from Acidimicrobiales bacterium. It encodes these proteins:
- a CDS encoding radical SAM protein; amino-acid sequence: MAAWQASRETPFRDSVCNAPLTNLYFTVDGQVAPCWLHFTASTPRWSPDVSIADIWNGPHFTKLREAHRRHQFPNGCQVCEHNIETGNLPLAAAYDNGHPIVGWPTMLELELSNLCNLECVMCSGQLSSKIRRNREKKPPLVSPYDDTFVDQVADLLPHLQELRFNGGEPLMQPLVHKIAERVAEVRPDLKITIATNGTIINAKARRMMERCNVHVNISIDSLIPERYAEIRVNGDLAEVLSNFEEYRAYCHADGRNLAVMVNPMRMNWDEMADFVWFASERQVYLWFNTIRYPEDLALHNLSAEELSHIHDTLAAKTLPEPADGPEGDACRGNREVFERFVHSQVATWRDEAAARGDRRAGVPVRITSAPTAT